Proteins from a genomic interval of Trifolium pratense cultivar HEN17-A07 linkage group LG6, ARS_RC_1.1, whole genome shotgun sequence:
- the LOC123892641 gene encoding phosphoinositide phosphatase SAC8-like isoform X3 has product MDTESPSDSSERFKLYDELELQEFQDKFVIKSHQSPNEGFWISRVDGNINLLDGDTVAESPTKTSTIYGVVGTIRLVIGTYAIVITSRKEVGSFLGFPVYRLTSMRVLACNEALRFSTSQEKRDEAYFLTLLKVVESMPGLYYSYEADISLNLQRRSKLVEGWTSKPLWKQADPRYVWNKHLTEELIELKLDRFIIPLVQGSFQTAELKLKDSCATLTLISRRCTRRLGTRMWRRGANFEGDTANFIETEQLLELEEFKFSFLQVRGSIPILWEQIVDLSYKPHLRVISHEQTPNIVEHHFHDLSQRYGEVLAVDLTDKHGEEGQLSAAYAAEMQNQQNVRYVPFDFHYHCGSSNFDDLKILYDQISEDFEKQRYFMIDRKGDILEEQKGIMRSNCIDSLDRTNVTQCYMAQKALNLQLQRIGVLTSSECISMFDEQYGKFRILWAEQGDEISLEYAGTNALKGDLVRYGKKTLTGIIKDGMSALSRYYLNNFHDGIRQDALDLISGHYTVSRNIPSPFQRNGFEPLSYLPVASALIIGGLTATTFTLQQVGRNAHQYVSSVLCAGITAGVMAIVKAKGRQFCSRPRLCGLL; this is encoded by the exons ATGGACACTGAATCCCCTTCAGATTCTTCTGAAAGATTCAAGCTTTATGATGAGCTTGAATTGCAGGAATTTCAGGACAAATTTGTGATCAAATCCCATCAATCTCCCAATGAAGGATTTTGGATTAGCCGTGTTGATGGAAACATCAATTTACTTGATG GTGATACAGTAGCAGAAAGTCCAACAAAGACATCTACAATATATGGTGTGGTGGGAACAATAAGATTGGTTATAG GAACTTATGCCATTGTAATAACTTCTCGGAAGGAAGTtggaagtttccttggttttcCGGTATATCGCTTGACGTCTATGAGAGTACTTGCGTGTAATGAGGCTCTAAGGTTTTCAACTTCTCAAGAA AAAAGGGATGAAGCGTACTTCTTGACATTATTGAAAGTAGTGGAGTCAATGCCAGGATTATACTATTCTTATGAAGCAGATATTTCATTAAA CTTGCAGAGAAGAAGCAAATTAGTAGAAGGGTGGACGAGTAAGCCACTATGGAAGCAG GCTGACCCACGATATGTCTGGAACAAACATCTTACGGAGGAGCTTATTGAGTTGAAG CTTGACAGATTCATCATTCCACTAGTACAAGGGA GCTTCCAAACAGCTGAGCTGAAGCTAAAAGACTCGTGTGCTACACTGACATTAATTTCAAGGAGATGTACACGGCGTCTAG GAACACGAATGTGGAGAAGAGGAGCTAACTTTGAAGGTGACACTGCCAATTTCATTGAAACTGAACAGTTGCTTGAACTTGAAGAATTCAAGTTCTCATTTTTGCAG GTTCGAGGTTCAATTCCTATTTTGTGGGAGCAGATTGTTGATCTAAGCTATAAACCACACCTTAGGGTTATTAGTCATGAACAAACA CCAAACATTGTGGAGCATCATTTCCATGATCTCTCACAAAGATACGGAGAGGTATTAGCAGTTGATCTAACTGACAAA CATGGCGAAGAAGGTCAATTAAGTGCAGCATATGCTGCTGAAATGCAAAATCAGCAAAATGTGAG ATATGTGCCTTTTGATTTCCATTACCACTGCGGGAGCTcaaattttgatgatttgaaaatcctttatgatCAAATTTCAGAAGATTTTGAAAAACAAAG ATACTTCATGATAGATAGAAAAGGCGATATACTAGAGGAGCAGAAAGGAATTATGAGATCAAACTGCATCGATTCCCTGGATCGAACAAATGTTACTCAG TGTTATATGGCTCAAAAGGCATTAAATCTTCAATTGCAGAGGATTGGTGTGCTTACTAGCTCCGAGTGCATTTCAATGTTTGACGAGCAATATGGAAAATTTAGAATAT tgTGGGCAGAGCAAGGTGATGAGATAAGCCTCGAGTATGCCGGGACTAATGCCCTCAAAGGGGACTTAGTTAG ATATGGAAAGAAAACACTGACTGGAATAATTAAAGATGGGATGAGTGCACTTTCGCGCTATTACTTGAATAACTTCCATGATGGGATTCGGCAG GATGCCCTGGATCTGATAAGCGGTCACTATACCGTCAGCAGAAACATTCCTTCTCCCTTCCAGCGAAATGGGTTCGAACCTTTATCC TACCTTCCTGTGGCATCTGCTTTGATAATTGGTGGTTTAACAGCAACTACCTTCACTCTTCAACAAG tAGGCCGAAATGCGCATCAGTATGTGTCTTCTGTACTGTGTGCTGGAATAACTGCTGGAGTCATGGCCATTGTCAAAGCTAAAGGAAGGCAGTTCTGTTCAAGACCTCGTTTGTGTGGTCTCTTGTAA
- the LOC123892641 gene encoding phosphoinositide phosphatase SAC8-like isoform X1, producing the protein MDTESPSDSSERFKLYDELELQEFQDKFVIKSHQSPNEGFWISRVDGNINLLDGDTVAESPTKTSTIYGVVGTIRLVIGTYAIVITSRKEVGSFLGFPVYRLTSMRVLACNEALRFSTSQEKRDEAYFLTLLKVVESMPGLYYSYEADISLNLQRRSKLVEGWTSKPLWKQADPRYVWNKHLTEELIELKLDRFIIPLVQGSFQTAELKLKDSCATLTLISRRCTRRLGTRMWRRGANFEGDTANFIETEQLLELEEFKFSFLQVRGSIPILWEQIVDLSYKPHLRVISHEQTPNIVEHHFHDLSQRYGEVLAVDLTDKHGEEGQLSAAYAAEMQNQQNVRYVPFDFHYHCGSSNFDDLKILYDQISEDFEKQRYFMIDRKGDILEEQKGIMRSNCIDSLDRTNVTQCYMAQKALNLQLQRIGVLTSSECISMFDEQYGKFRILWAEQGDEISLEYAGTNALKGDLVRYGKKTLTGIIKDGMSALSRYYLNNFHDGIRQDALDLISGHYTVSRNIPSPFQRNGFEPLSKNVTVQYLPVASALIIGGLTATTFTLQQVGRNAHQYVSSVLCAGITAGVMAIVKAKGRQFCSRPRLCGLL; encoded by the exons ATGGACACTGAATCCCCTTCAGATTCTTCTGAAAGATTCAAGCTTTATGATGAGCTTGAATTGCAGGAATTTCAGGACAAATTTGTGATCAAATCCCATCAATCTCCCAATGAAGGATTTTGGATTAGCCGTGTTGATGGAAACATCAATTTACTTGATG GTGATACAGTAGCAGAAAGTCCAACAAAGACATCTACAATATATGGTGTGGTGGGAACAATAAGATTGGTTATAG GAACTTATGCCATTGTAATAACTTCTCGGAAGGAAGTtggaagtttccttggttttcCGGTATATCGCTTGACGTCTATGAGAGTACTTGCGTGTAATGAGGCTCTAAGGTTTTCAACTTCTCAAGAA AAAAGGGATGAAGCGTACTTCTTGACATTATTGAAAGTAGTGGAGTCAATGCCAGGATTATACTATTCTTATGAAGCAGATATTTCATTAAA CTTGCAGAGAAGAAGCAAATTAGTAGAAGGGTGGACGAGTAAGCCACTATGGAAGCAG GCTGACCCACGATATGTCTGGAACAAACATCTTACGGAGGAGCTTATTGAGTTGAAG CTTGACAGATTCATCATTCCACTAGTACAAGGGA GCTTCCAAACAGCTGAGCTGAAGCTAAAAGACTCGTGTGCTACACTGACATTAATTTCAAGGAGATGTACACGGCGTCTAG GAACACGAATGTGGAGAAGAGGAGCTAACTTTGAAGGTGACACTGCCAATTTCATTGAAACTGAACAGTTGCTTGAACTTGAAGAATTCAAGTTCTCATTTTTGCAG GTTCGAGGTTCAATTCCTATTTTGTGGGAGCAGATTGTTGATCTAAGCTATAAACCACACCTTAGGGTTATTAGTCATGAACAAACA CCAAACATTGTGGAGCATCATTTCCATGATCTCTCACAAAGATACGGAGAGGTATTAGCAGTTGATCTAACTGACAAA CATGGCGAAGAAGGTCAATTAAGTGCAGCATATGCTGCTGAAATGCAAAATCAGCAAAATGTGAG ATATGTGCCTTTTGATTTCCATTACCACTGCGGGAGCTcaaattttgatgatttgaaaatcctttatgatCAAATTTCAGAAGATTTTGAAAAACAAAG ATACTTCATGATAGATAGAAAAGGCGATATACTAGAGGAGCAGAAAGGAATTATGAGATCAAACTGCATCGATTCCCTGGATCGAACAAATGTTACTCAG TGTTATATGGCTCAAAAGGCATTAAATCTTCAATTGCAGAGGATTGGTGTGCTTACTAGCTCCGAGTGCATTTCAATGTTTGACGAGCAATATGGAAAATTTAGAATAT tgTGGGCAGAGCAAGGTGATGAGATAAGCCTCGAGTATGCCGGGACTAATGCCCTCAAAGGGGACTTAGTTAG ATATGGAAAGAAAACACTGACTGGAATAATTAAAGATGGGATGAGTGCACTTTCGCGCTATTACTTGAATAACTTCCATGATGGGATTCGGCAG GATGCCCTGGATCTGATAAGCGGTCACTATACCGTCAGCAGAAACATTCCTTCTCCCTTCCAGCGAAATGGGTTCGAACCTTTATCC aaaaatgtaACTGTGCAGTACCTTCCTGTGGCATCTGCTTTGATAATTGGTGGTTTAACAGCAACTACCTTCACTCTTCAACAAG tAGGCCGAAATGCGCATCAGTATGTGTCTTCTGTACTGTGTGCTGGAATAACTGCTGGAGTCATGGCCATTGTCAAAGCTAAAGGAAGGCAGTTCTGTTCAAGACCTCGTTTGTGTGGTCTCTTGTAA
- the LOC123892641 gene encoding phosphoinositide phosphatase SAC8-like isoform X4: MDTESPSDSSERFKLYDELELQEFQDKFVIKSHQSPNEGFWISRVDGNINLLDGDTVAESPTKTSTIYGVVGTIRLVIGTYAIVITSRKEVGSFLGFPVYRLTSMRVLACNEALRFSTSQEKRDEAYFLTLLKVVESMPGLYYSYEADISLNLQRRSKLVEGWTSKPLWKQADPRYVWNKHLTEELIELKLDRFIIPLVQGSFQTAELKLKDSCATLTLISRRCTRRLGTRMWRRGANFEGDTANFIETEQLLELEEFKFSFLQVRGSIPILWEQIVDLSYKPHLRVISHEQTPNIVEHHFHDLSQRYGEVLAVDLTDKHGEEGQLSAAYAAEMQNQQNVRYVPFDFHYHCGSSNFDDLKILYDQISEDFEKQRYFMIDRKGDILEEQKGIMRSNCIDSLDRTNVTQCYMAQKALNLQLQRIGVLTSSECISMFDEQYGKFRILWAEQGDEISLEYAGTNALKGDLVRYGKKTLTGIIKDGMSALSRYYLNNFHDGIRQDALDLISGHYTVSRNIPSPFQRNGFEPLSYLPVASALIIGGLTATTFTLQQGRNAHQYVSSVLCAGITAGVMAIVKAKGRQFCSRPRLCGLL; encoded by the exons ATGGACACTGAATCCCCTTCAGATTCTTCTGAAAGATTCAAGCTTTATGATGAGCTTGAATTGCAGGAATTTCAGGACAAATTTGTGATCAAATCCCATCAATCTCCCAATGAAGGATTTTGGATTAGCCGTGTTGATGGAAACATCAATTTACTTGATG GTGATACAGTAGCAGAAAGTCCAACAAAGACATCTACAATATATGGTGTGGTGGGAACAATAAGATTGGTTATAG GAACTTATGCCATTGTAATAACTTCTCGGAAGGAAGTtggaagtttccttggttttcCGGTATATCGCTTGACGTCTATGAGAGTACTTGCGTGTAATGAGGCTCTAAGGTTTTCAACTTCTCAAGAA AAAAGGGATGAAGCGTACTTCTTGACATTATTGAAAGTAGTGGAGTCAATGCCAGGATTATACTATTCTTATGAAGCAGATATTTCATTAAA CTTGCAGAGAAGAAGCAAATTAGTAGAAGGGTGGACGAGTAAGCCACTATGGAAGCAG GCTGACCCACGATATGTCTGGAACAAACATCTTACGGAGGAGCTTATTGAGTTGAAG CTTGACAGATTCATCATTCCACTAGTACAAGGGA GCTTCCAAACAGCTGAGCTGAAGCTAAAAGACTCGTGTGCTACACTGACATTAATTTCAAGGAGATGTACACGGCGTCTAG GAACACGAATGTGGAGAAGAGGAGCTAACTTTGAAGGTGACACTGCCAATTTCATTGAAACTGAACAGTTGCTTGAACTTGAAGAATTCAAGTTCTCATTTTTGCAG GTTCGAGGTTCAATTCCTATTTTGTGGGAGCAGATTGTTGATCTAAGCTATAAACCACACCTTAGGGTTATTAGTCATGAACAAACA CCAAACATTGTGGAGCATCATTTCCATGATCTCTCACAAAGATACGGAGAGGTATTAGCAGTTGATCTAACTGACAAA CATGGCGAAGAAGGTCAATTAAGTGCAGCATATGCTGCTGAAATGCAAAATCAGCAAAATGTGAG ATATGTGCCTTTTGATTTCCATTACCACTGCGGGAGCTcaaattttgatgatttgaaaatcctttatgatCAAATTTCAGAAGATTTTGAAAAACAAAG ATACTTCATGATAGATAGAAAAGGCGATATACTAGAGGAGCAGAAAGGAATTATGAGATCAAACTGCATCGATTCCCTGGATCGAACAAATGTTACTCAG TGTTATATGGCTCAAAAGGCATTAAATCTTCAATTGCAGAGGATTGGTGTGCTTACTAGCTCCGAGTGCATTTCAATGTTTGACGAGCAATATGGAAAATTTAGAATAT tgTGGGCAGAGCAAGGTGATGAGATAAGCCTCGAGTATGCCGGGACTAATGCCCTCAAAGGGGACTTAGTTAG ATATGGAAAGAAAACACTGACTGGAATAATTAAAGATGGGATGAGTGCACTTTCGCGCTATTACTTGAATAACTTCCATGATGGGATTCGGCAG GATGCCCTGGATCTGATAAGCGGTCACTATACCGTCAGCAGAAACATTCCTTCTCCCTTCCAGCGAAATGGGTTCGAACCTTTATCC TACCTTCCTGTGGCATCTGCTTTGATAATTGGTGGTTTAACAGCAACTACCTTCACTCTTCAACAAG GCCGAAATGCGCATCAGTATGTGTCTTCTGTACTGTGTGCTGGAATAACTGCTGGAGTCATGGCCATTGTCAAAGCTAAAGGAAGGCAGTTCTGTTCAAGACCTCGTTTGTGTGGTCTCTTGTAA
- the LOC123892641 gene encoding phosphoinositide phosphatase SAC8-like isoform X2: protein MDTESPSDSSERFKLYDELELQEFQDKFVIKSHQSPNEGFWISRVDGNINLLDGDTVAESPTKTSTIYGVVGTIRLVIGTYAIVITSRKEVGSFLGFPVYRLTSMRVLACNEALRFSTSQEKRDEAYFLTLLKVVESMPGLYYSYEADISLNLQRRSKLVEGWTSKPLWKQADPRYVWNKHLTEELIELKLDRFIIPLVQGSFQTAELKLKDSCATLTLISRRCTRRLGTRMWRRGANFEGDTANFIETEQLLELEEFKFSFLQVRGSIPILWEQIVDLSYKPHLRVISHEQTPNIVEHHFHDLSQRYGEVLAVDLTDKHGEEGQLSAAYAAEMQNQQNVRYVPFDFHYHCGSSNFDDLKILYDQISEDFEKQRYFMIDRKGDILEEQKGIMRSNCIDSLDRTNVTQCYMAQKALNLQLQRIGVLTSSECISMFDEQYGKFRILWAEQGDEISLEYAGTNALKGDLVRYGKKTLTGIIKDGMSALSRYYLNNFHDGIRQDALDLISGHYTVSRNIPSPFQRNGFEPLSKNVTVQYLPVASALIIGGLTATTFTLQQGRNAHQYVSSVLCAGITAGVMAIVKAKGRQFCSRPRLCGLL, encoded by the exons ATGGACACTGAATCCCCTTCAGATTCTTCTGAAAGATTCAAGCTTTATGATGAGCTTGAATTGCAGGAATTTCAGGACAAATTTGTGATCAAATCCCATCAATCTCCCAATGAAGGATTTTGGATTAGCCGTGTTGATGGAAACATCAATTTACTTGATG GTGATACAGTAGCAGAAAGTCCAACAAAGACATCTACAATATATGGTGTGGTGGGAACAATAAGATTGGTTATAG GAACTTATGCCATTGTAATAACTTCTCGGAAGGAAGTtggaagtttccttggttttcCGGTATATCGCTTGACGTCTATGAGAGTACTTGCGTGTAATGAGGCTCTAAGGTTTTCAACTTCTCAAGAA AAAAGGGATGAAGCGTACTTCTTGACATTATTGAAAGTAGTGGAGTCAATGCCAGGATTATACTATTCTTATGAAGCAGATATTTCATTAAA CTTGCAGAGAAGAAGCAAATTAGTAGAAGGGTGGACGAGTAAGCCACTATGGAAGCAG GCTGACCCACGATATGTCTGGAACAAACATCTTACGGAGGAGCTTATTGAGTTGAAG CTTGACAGATTCATCATTCCACTAGTACAAGGGA GCTTCCAAACAGCTGAGCTGAAGCTAAAAGACTCGTGTGCTACACTGACATTAATTTCAAGGAGATGTACACGGCGTCTAG GAACACGAATGTGGAGAAGAGGAGCTAACTTTGAAGGTGACACTGCCAATTTCATTGAAACTGAACAGTTGCTTGAACTTGAAGAATTCAAGTTCTCATTTTTGCAG GTTCGAGGTTCAATTCCTATTTTGTGGGAGCAGATTGTTGATCTAAGCTATAAACCACACCTTAGGGTTATTAGTCATGAACAAACA CCAAACATTGTGGAGCATCATTTCCATGATCTCTCACAAAGATACGGAGAGGTATTAGCAGTTGATCTAACTGACAAA CATGGCGAAGAAGGTCAATTAAGTGCAGCATATGCTGCTGAAATGCAAAATCAGCAAAATGTGAG ATATGTGCCTTTTGATTTCCATTACCACTGCGGGAGCTcaaattttgatgatttgaaaatcctttatgatCAAATTTCAGAAGATTTTGAAAAACAAAG ATACTTCATGATAGATAGAAAAGGCGATATACTAGAGGAGCAGAAAGGAATTATGAGATCAAACTGCATCGATTCCCTGGATCGAACAAATGTTACTCAG TGTTATATGGCTCAAAAGGCATTAAATCTTCAATTGCAGAGGATTGGTGTGCTTACTAGCTCCGAGTGCATTTCAATGTTTGACGAGCAATATGGAAAATTTAGAATAT tgTGGGCAGAGCAAGGTGATGAGATAAGCCTCGAGTATGCCGGGACTAATGCCCTCAAAGGGGACTTAGTTAG ATATGGAAAGAAAACACTGACTGGAATAATTAAAGATGGGATGAGTGCACTTTCGCGCTATTACTTGAATAACTTCCATGATGGGATTCGGCAG GATGCCCTGGATCTGATAAGCGGTCACTATACCGTCAGCAGAAACATTCCTTCTCCCTTCCAGCGAAATGGGTTCGAACCTTTATCC aaaaatgtaACTGTGCAGTACCTTCCTGTGGCATCTGCTTTGATAATTGGTGGTTTAACAGCAACTACCTTCACTCTTCAACAAG GCCGAAATGCGCATCAGTATGTGTCTTCTGTACTGTGTGCTGGAATAACTGCTGGAGTCATGGCCATTGTCAAAGCTAAAGGAAGGCAGTTCTGTTCAAGACCTCGTTTGTGTGGTCTCTTGTAA